The Proteiniborus ethanoligenes genome includes the window TTAAACGTAGGAGAAAGAGTTATAAGAACGGAAGTAAGTGTTTTAAAAGAGCAAGGACTTCTATGCATTGAAACTAACGGTATGAATGTAACAGAAGAGGGAAGATTAATAATTGAAAGATTAAAAGACTATATTCATGGACTTAAGGGTCTCAATAATCTAGAGAAAAAGATTCAGGATATGCTAAATATAAATAGGGTATATATTGTACCAGGGGATTCAAGTGAAGATATAATAACCTTTAAGGATATGGGTAAAACTGCATCTCTCCTCATAAAGCAATTAATTAAAGATGGCGACATTATAGGAATTACTGGTGGAACAACTATGGCACAGGTAGCAGAAGAAATGACTGCTGACAAAAATAAAAAAGATGTGCTTGTGATACCAGCCAGGGGAGGATTAGGTAAAGATCTTGAAACACAGTCCAATAACATTGCTGCAAGCTTAGCAAAGAAAATAGGTGGCAGCTATAGACTGCTTCAAGTTCCTGATAATGTAGGAGGAGAAGCCTTAAAGGCCTTAATGACAGTTCATGAAATCAAAGAGGTCTTAGATATGATTAAAAATATGAATGTACTCATATTTGGCATTGGAAGAGCAGATGTAATGGCTCAAAGAAGAGAATTGGAGCCAGACAAGATAGAAAAAATAAAAAAAGAAGGTGCTGTAGCAGAAGCCTTTGGGCATTATTTTAATACAGATGGTAATATTGTATTAGAAACCAGCACAATAGGCTTATCCTTGGACGATTTTAAGGGCATAGATACTGTAATTGGCGTTGCTAGTGGAAAAGAAAAAGCAGAAGCTATTATTGCTATAAGTAAATTGCATAGTAATATGACCCTTGTAATTGATGAAGGAGCTGCAAGAAAAATATTAACAATGTCTAAAAATGCTACTATAAGCAAGTAGCTAATAATATAAAAGGAGGAATTTTAATGTCAATTAAAGTTGCTATTAATGGATTTGGTAGAATAGGAAGGAATGTAATGAGAATTGCTTTTGAGGACAATGTAAAAGAGCTAGAAATAGTTGCAGTAAACAGTTCTCAAAAACCAGCTGATTTAGCACATTTATTCAAGTACGATACTTGTTTTGGTAAGTTTGAGGGTACAATTGACTCAACAGAAGATAGCTTAATCGTAAATGGTAAAAGTGTAAAAGTAGTAAACAGTAGAGATCCAGAAGGCTTACCTTGGGCAGAGCTTGGAGTAGACCTAGTTATTGAGTCATCAGGTAAGTTTAGAGATAAGGAAGGAAATATGAAGCATATAAAAGCAGGTGCGAAGAAAGTATTAATTACAGCACCAGCTAAAAATGAAGACGTAACAATAGTTATGGGTGTTAACGAAAAGGATTATGATCATGAGAAACATCAAATAGTTTCAAATGCATCATGTACAACAAACTGTTTAGCACCATTTGCTAAAGTAATAGTAGAAAAGTTTGGAGTTGTAAAAGGATTAATGACAACAGTACATGCCTATACAAATGATCAAAGAATCCTTGATGGTTCCCATAAGGATTTAAGAAGAGCAAGAGCTGCTGCTGAGTCTATAATACCTACAACAACAGGTGCTGCTAAGGCAGTAGCATTAGTTATTCCTGAATTAAAAGGAAAGCTAAATGGTATGGCAATGAGAGTTCCAACACCTACAGTGTCAGTAGTAGACGTAGTATTTGAGGTAGAAAAGTCTACAACTGCTGAAGAGGTAAATAATGTATTAAGAGAAGCTGCAGAAGGTGAATTAAAAGGCATATTAGGCTATTCAGATGAGCCATTAGTTTCAATAGATTATAAGAAAGATTCACGTTCATCAATTATAGATGGATTATCAACAATGGTAATAGACAATATGGTTAAAATAGTATCTTGGTATGACAACGAATGGGGATATTCAGCAAGAGTTGTAGATACTGCAGTTTTAATGGCAAATAAGTGGAAGTAATAAATGGGACCGGTTTAATAGCTTAGCTATTAAACCGGCTTTTAAGCACTTTAGAAGTATAATCCATAACCATACACATGAACAGGGTAAATTCCCTTGATAGAAGTCTATATTATCTTTAGCACCATTAAGGAGGATATATTATGTTAAATAAAAAAAGTATAGAAGATTTAAATGTATCTGGAAAAAGAGTATTGGTAAGATGCGACTTTAATGTTCCCATGAATGACAAGGGTGAAATAACCGATGATAGAAGAATAAGAAGTGCACTTCCAACTATTGAGTACATAATGAAAAATGGTGGAAAGGCTATTGTAATGTCTCATTTCGGAAGACCAAAAGGAGAACCTAATCCTAAATACACATTAGAGCCTATAGCAAAAAGATTAAGCGAACTACTAAATAAAGAAGTTATATTCGCTAAAGATGACGTGGTAGTAAGTGATAAGACTAAAGAAATAGTAGACAACATGAAGGAATCAGATGTTGTATTGTTGGAAAATACAAGATTTAGAAAAGAAGAAGAAAAAAATGGAGAAGAATTTGCTAAGCAATTAGCATCTCTAGGAGAACTATTTGTAAATGATGCCTTTGGCACTGCACATAGAGCTCATGCATCTAATGTAGGACTAAGCAGTCAGCTACCATCAGCATCAGGATATTTGGTTAAAAAGGAAATAGAAGTTATGGGTAAGGCAATGTCCAATCCAGAGAGACCGTTTGTGGCTATTCTTGGTGGAGCAAAGGTATCTGATAAAATTGGTGTAATAGAGAACTTCCTTGATAAAGTAGATAGTTTGCTTATCGGTGGTGGAATGGCTTATACATTCTTAAAAGCTCAA containing:
- a CDS encoding sugar-binding transcriptional regulator; the encoded protein is MKDLLELQRKIVPEIIDILEKRYIILRNIYYNQPIGRRALANSLNVGERVIRTEVSVLKEQGLLCIETNGMNVTEEGRLIIERLKDYIHGLKGLNNLEKKIQDMLNINRVYIVPGDSSEDIITFKDMGKTASLLIKQLIKDGDIIGITGGTTMAQVAEEMTADKNKKDVLVIPARGGLGKDLETQSNNIAASLAKKIGGSYRLLQVPDNVGGEALKALMTVHEIKEVLDMIKNMNVLIFGIGRADVMAQRRELEPDKIEKIKKEGAVAEAFGHYFNTDGNIVLETSTIGLSLDDFKGIDTVIGVASGKEKAEAIIAISKLHSNMTLVIDEGAARKILTMSKNATISK
- the gap gene encoding type I glyceraldehyde-3-phosphate dehydrogenase; the protein is MSIKVAINGFGRIGRNVMRIAFEDNVKELEIVAVNSSQKPADLAHLFKYDTCFGKFEGTIDSTEDSLIVNGKSVKVVNSRDPEGLPWAELGVDLVIESSGKFRDKEGNMKHIKAGAKKVLITAPAKNEDVTIVMGVNEKDYDHEKHQIVSNASCTTNCLAPFAKVIVEKFGVVKGLMTTVHAYTNDQRILDGSHKDLRRARAAAESIIPTTTGAAKAVALVIPELKGKLNGMAMRVPTPTVSVVDVVFEVEKSTTAEEVNNVLREAAEGELKGILGYSDEPLVSIDYKKDSRSSIIDGLSTMVIDNMVKIVSWYDNEWGYSARVVDTAVLMANKWK
- a CDS encoding phosphoglycerate kinase gives rise to the protein MMLNKKSIEDLNVSGKRVLVRCDFNVPMNDKGEITDDRRIRSALPTIEYIMKNGGKAIVMSHFGRPKGEPNPKYTLEPIAKRLSELLNKEVIFAKDDVVVSDKTKEIVDNMKESDVVLLENTRFRKEEEKNGEEFAKQLASLGELFVNDAFGTAHRAHASNVGLSSQLPSASGYLVKKEIEVMGKAMSNPERPFVAILGGAKVSDKIGVIENFLDKVDSLLIGGGMAYTFLKAQGLEIGKSLVEDDKLDLAKELIQKAKEKNVNLILPVDIVVASEFNNEAQFKTVSIDNIPEDMMGLDIGEKTIEGFSKVIKEAKTILWNGPMGVFEMPNFAKGTNAIAKAMSEAEGITIVGGGDSAAAVEQTGLDSKMTHISTGGGASLEFFEGKILPGIAAIDNK